A part of Onthophagus taurus isolate NC chromosome 7, IU_Otau_3.0, whole genome shotgun sequence genomic DNA contains:
- the LOC111425110 gene encoding uncharacterized protein isoform X2, translating to MADMYCRLCLSRENVLDVFSKELINSEQLRTYIWLCSGVNILATDKITKYICNSCCQISIKIFQFRKNAMANDIALKNLLHQSHNKASEDPKHSTILTVNDFLVKKPNIKIQLGCSDAVTSVRTPEEHKQYVIHPSIFKLMKLHPKTILPSNLISTNCDPKVHISNLKIAKSDLKNVSLQDDIINTVDESSSENLVGNNKLVEKEIPQITKQIVNNTNIQEKIRSSGIWYPELVKAMLSSGSIKRNLTEEPHCTKKIKLITDIATPSTSNIANNESNVSDVSRSSEHIPHESNSKCDTTIPNVIACHDNIATNPTLQVPQEQQLDNSLTENSLVSDENLINSSHNNDKSPSVTEDETNDSDEDYVPDYFEYSLLETVEEQATYACNTCNKMFDKKRNLKCHRQRMHKTCIVCKKIFRSQISLTSHMRARCHRTIIRNQPILCLKRCDDMVENVLNVTSDSAFDVFYISDEDEQRITNQDPQLMTAAEHKHIRALYQKYHNAVPSFYKTTGCQEDIDLYTVRMGKGQATLSNMYLVLKHYRISVNLTSGDSMKVEINSASEESVPTPGISDWTGYPINRTSCEIVSTKTVDGRQIVPKPSLLTNQNVKTNQMLKETLDIQARSTITPNTSPIILNTLNTYQQLQRPTTLSDNHFQIQITNSNITPVLHTANNQIRPRSSQITDISSNQHPQLVTPIVTHTNIPQTHTLTANLNPSIMPVQQIPLIFPQTLIRTRDGYILSTNPSFTTSNVQTVPSNRNPTVLSTISHTIPNQTITFTSANQAIFRPSKRNDLPNQNVTVMPNSVSAQPPRFTVMRSSVPNTPAKSPVQKKSSSKNITDQNLASPVNNHANIKPASLSNASSKHVEPIPTIPEGKSSYLRVKAPWELK from the exons ATTTTGGCCACcgataaaataacaaaatatatatgCAACAGTTGCTGCcaaatttcgataaaaatCTTCCAATTTAGAAAGAACGCTATGGCCAACGATATAGCGTTAAAG AACTTATTGCATCAATCACATAATAAGGCTAGCGAAGATCCTAAACATTCTACCATATTGACCGTAAACGACTTTTTAGTAAAGAAACCGAACATTAAAATTCAGTTGGGATGTAGCGATGCGGTAACATCGGTACGAACTCCCGAAGAACACAAGCAATATGTAATTCATCcatcaattttcaaattgatgAAGCTGCATCCAAAAACTATTCTTCCATCTAATCTAATATCGACGAACTGTGATCCTAAAGTCCATATTTCGAACTTGAAGATTGCTAAatcagatttaaaaaatgtgtctTTACAAGACGATATCATTAATACTGTTGATGAAAGCAGTAGCGAAAATCTAgttggaaataataaattagtaGAAAAGGAAATTCCgcaaataacaaaacaaatcgtAAACAACACAAATATTCAAGAAAAAATTCGGAGTTCGGGGATTTGGTATCCGGAACTTGTTAAAGCTATGCTATCAAGTGGAAGCATTAAAAGAAATCTGACAGAGGAACCTCACTGTACTAAGAAAATCAAACTGATTACAGATATAGCAACACCTTCAACCTCCAATATAGCTAATAATGAAAGTAATGTTAGTGATGTTAGTAGATCTAGTGAACACATACCTCATGAATCAAACAGTAAATGTGATACTACTATCCCAAATGTGATAGCTTGCCATGATAACATCGCGACTAATCCAACATTGCAAGTACCTCAAGAACAACAATTAGATAACAGTTTGACAGAAAACTCTCTAGTTAGTGatgaaaacttaataaattcttcACATAACAATGATAAATCACCATCGGTTACTGAAGATGAGACGAACGATTCAGATGAAGATTACGTTCCTGATTATTTTGAATACAGTTTATTAGAAACTGTTGAAGAACAGGCGACTTACGCGTGTAACACTTGCAACAAGATGTTCGACAAAAAACGTAATCTTAAGTGTCATAGACAACGTATGCATAAGACATGTATAGTttgtaagaaaatatttagatcACAAATCTCTCTTACTTCTCATATGAGGGCTAGATGTCACAGAACAATAATAAGAAATCAACCGATATTGTGCTTGAAGAGGTGTGATGATATGGttgaaaatgtattaaatgtaACATCAGACAGCGCCTTTGACGTATTTTATATATCCGATGAAGATGAACAGCGAATAACTAATCAAGATCCACAACTAATGACTGCGGCCGAGCACAAACATATACGTGCATTATACCAAAAATATCACAACGCCGTTCCTTCTTTCTATAAAACAACAGGATGTCAGGAAGATATTGATTTGTATACAGTAAGAATGGGAAAAGGCCAAGCTACATTGTCAAACATGTATCTAGTACTTAAACATTATCGTATTTCCGTTAATTTAACGTCCGGAGATTCTATGAAAGTAGAAATAAACAGTGCATCGGAGGAATCGGTTCCAACCCCTGGAATAAGTGATTGGACGGGCTACCCCATCAACAGAACGTCGTGCGAAATTGTATCTACCAAAACAGTTGATGGACGACAAATTGTTCCTAAGCCATCCTTACTAACAAATCAGAATGTCAAAACGAATCAAATGTTAAAGGAAACGCTGGATATACAGGCGAGATCAACAATTACTCCAAATACTTCACCAATCATATTGAATACATTAAATACATATCAGCAATTACAGCGACCAACAACTTTATCGgataatcattttcaaatacaGATAACAAACTCAAATATAACCCCTGTGTTACATACCGCAAACAACCAAATAAGGCCAAGATCAAGCCAAATTACAGATATAAGTTCAAATCAACATCCGCAGTTAGTTACTCCCATCGTAACTCACACCAACATACCACAAACGCATACTTTAACAGCAAACCTGAATCCTTCAATAATGCCAGTTCAGCAAATTCCTTTAATATTTCCTCAAACATTAATACGAACTCGTGATGGTTACATATTATCGACAAATCCTTCGTTTACAACGTCAAATGTACAAACTGTCCCTTCCAATCGGAATCCTACCGTATTAAGTACTATTAGTCATACTATACCAAACCAAACTATAACCTTTACTTCAGCAAATCAGGCAATATTTAGACCTTCAAAGCGTAATGATTTGCCTAATCAAAATGTGACTGTTATGCCCAATTCCGTATCAGCACAACCTCCCCGTTTTACTGTTATGAGATCATCCGTTCCAAATACTCCAGCTAAGTCACCTGTACAAAAGAAAAGTAGTTCTAAAAACATTACAGATCAAAACTTAGCAAGTCCAGTTAATAATCATGCGAATATAAAACCTGCAAGTCTTAGTAATGCTAGCTCTAAGCATGTCGAACCAATACCTACCATTCCTGAAGGAAAATCAAGCTATTTAAGGGTTAAAGCACCGTGGGAACTGAAATAA
- the LOC111425110 gene encoding uncharacterized protein isoform X1 has protein sequence MADMYCRLCLSRENVLDVFSKELINLAQLRTYIWLCSGVNILATDKITKYICNSCCQISIKIFQFRKNAMANDIALKNLLHQSHNKASEDPKHSTILTVNDFLVKKPNIKIQLGCSDAVTSVRTPEEHKQYVIHPSIFKLMKLHPKTILPSNLISTNCDPKVHISNLKIAKSDLKNVSLQDDIINTVDESSSENLVGNNKLVEKEIPQITKQIVNNTNIQEKIRSSGIWYPELVKAMLSSGSIKRNLTEEPHCTKKIKLITDIATPSTSNIANNESNVSDVSRSSEHIPHESNSKCDTTIPNVIACHDNIATNPTLQVPQEQQLDNSLTENSLVSDENLINSSHNNDKSPSVTEDETNDSDEDYVPDYFEYSLLETVEEQATYACNTCNKMFDKKRNLKCHRQRMHKTCIVCKKIFRSQISLTSHMRARCHRTIIRNQPILCLKRCDDMVENVLNVTSDSAFDVFYISDEDEQRITNQDPQLMTAAEHKHIRALYQKYHNAVPSFYKTTGCQEDIDLYTVRMGKGQATLSNMYLVLKHYRISVNLTSGDSMKVEINSASEESVPTPGISDWTGYPINRTSCEIVSTKTVDGRQIVPKPSLLTNQNVKTNQMLKETLDIQARSTITPNTSPIILNTLNTYQQLQRPTTLSDNHFQIQITNSNITPVLHTANNQIRPRSSQITDISSNQHPQLVTPIVTHTNIPQTHTLTANLNPSIMPVQQIPLIFPQTLIRTRDGYILSTNPSFTTSNVQTVPSNRNPTVLSTISHTIPNQTITFTSANQAIFRPSKRNDLPNQNVTVMPNSVSAQPPRFTVMRSSVPNTPAKSPVQKKSSSKNITDQNLASPVNNHANIKPASLSNASSKHVEPIPTIPEGKSSYLRVKAPWELK, from the exons ATGGCTGACATGTATTGCCGCTTGTGTTTAAGCCGGGAAAATGTCCTGGACGTTTTCAGCAAggagttaattaatttagcaCAGTTGCGGACGTACATTTGGTTATGTTCGGGGGTCAAC ATTTTGGCCACcgataaaataacaaaatatatatgCAACAGTTGCTGCcaaatttcgataaaaatCTTCCAATTTAGAAAGAACGCTATGGCCAACGATATAGCGTTAAAG AACTTATTGCATCAATCACATAATAAGGCTAGCGAAGATCCTAAACATTCTACCATATTGACCGTAAACGACTTTTTAGTAAAGAAACCGAACATTAAAATTCAGTTGGGATGTAGCGATGCGGTAACATCGGTACGAACTCCCGAAGAACACAAGCAATATGTAATTCATCcatcaattttcaaattgatgAAGCTGCATCCAAAAACTATTCTTCCATCTAATCTAATATCGACGAACTGTGATCCTAAAGTCCATATTTCGAACTTGAAGATTGCTAAatcagatttaaaaaatgtgtctTTACAAGACGATATCATTAATACTGTTGATGAAAGCAGTAGCGAAAATCTAgttggaaataataaattagtaGAAAAGGAAATTCCgcaaataacaaaacaaatcgtAAACAACACAAATATTCAAGAAAAAATTCGGAGTTCGGGGATTTGGTATCCGGAACTTGTTAAAGCTATGCTATCAAGTGGAAGCATTAAAAGAAATCTGACAGAGGAACCTCACTGTACTAAGAAAATCAAACTGATTACAGATATAGCAACACCTTCAACCTCCAATATAGCTAATAATGAAAGTAATGTTAGTGATGTTAGTAGATCTAGTGAACACATACCTCATGAATCAAACAGTAAATGTGATACTACTATCCCAAATGTGATAGCTTGCCATGATAACATCGCGACTAATCCAACATTGCAAGTACCTCAAGAACAACAATTAGATAACAGTTTGACAGAAAACTCTCTAGTTAGTGatgaaaacttaataaattcttcACATAACAATGATAAATCACCATCGGTTACTGAAGATGAGACGAACGATTCAGATGAAGATTACGTTCCTGATTATTTTGAATACAGTTTATTAGAAACTGTTGAAGAACAGGCGACTTACGCGTGTAACACTTGCAACAAGATGTTCGACAAAAAACGTAATCTTAAGTGTCATAGACAACGTATGCATAAGACATGTATAGTttgtaagaaaatatttagatcACAAATCTCTCTTACTTCTCATATGAGGGCTAGATGTCACAGAACAATAATAAGAAATCAACCGATATTGTGCTTGAAGAGGTGTGATGATATGGttgaaaatgtattaaatgtaACATCAGACAGCGCCTTTGACGTATTTTATATATCCGATGAAGATGAACAGCGAATAACTAATCAAGATCCACAACTAATGACTGCGGCCGAGCACAAACATATACGTGCATTATACCAAAAATATCACAACGCCGTTCCTTCTTTCTATAAAACAACAGGATGTCAGGAAGATATTGATTTGTATACAGTAAGAATGGGAAAAGGCCAAGCTACATTGTCAAACATGTATCTAGTACTTAAACATTATCGTATTTCCGTTAATTTAACGTCCGGAGATTCTATGAAAGTAGAAATAAACAGTGCATCGGAGGAATCGGTTCCAACCCCTGGAATAAGTGATTGGACGGGCTACCCCATCAACAGAACGTCGTGCGAAATTGTATCTACCAAAACAGTTGATGGACGACAAATTGTTCCTAAGCCATCCTTACTAACAAATCAGAATGTCAAAACGAATCAAATGTTAAAGGAAACGCTGGATATACAGGCGAGATCAACAATTACTCCAAATACTTCACCAATCATATTGAATACATTAAATACATATCAGCAATTACAGCGACCAACAACTTTATCGgataatcattttcaaatacaGATAACAAACTCAAATATAACCCCTGTGTTACATACCGCAAACAACCAAATAAGGCCAAGATCAAGCCAAATTACAGATATAAGTTCAAATCAACATCCGCAGTTAGTTACTCCCATCGTAACTCACACCAACATACCACAAACGCATACTTTAACAGCAAACCTGAATCCTTCAATAATGCCAGTTCAGCAAATTCCTTTAATATTTCCTCAAACATTAATACGAACTCGTGATGGTTACATATTATCGACAAATCCTTCGTTTACAACGTCAAATGTACAAACTGTCCCTTCCAATCGGAATCCTACCGTATTAAGTACTATTAGTCATACTATACCAAACCAAACTATAACCTTTACTTCAGCAAATCAGGCAATATTTAGACCTTCAAAGCGTAATGATTTGCCTAATCAAAATGTGACTGTTATGCCCAATTCCGTATCAGCACAACCTCCCCGTTTTACTGTTATGAGATCATCCGTTCCAAATACTCCAGCTAAGTCACCTGTACAAAAGAAAAGTAGTTCTAAAAACATTACAGATCAAAACTTAGCAAGTCCAGTTAATAATCATGCGAATATAAAACCTGCAAGTCTTAGTAATGCTAGCTCTAAGCATGTCGAACCAATACCTACCATTCCTGAAGGAAAATCAAGCTATTTAAGGGTTAAAGCACCGTGGGAACTGAAATAA